One window from the genome of Cryptomeria japonica chromosome 6, Sugi_1.0, whole genome shotgun sequence encodes:
- the LOC131041261 gene encoding G-type lectin S-receptor-like serine/threonine-protein kinase At2g19130, which translates to MTNKGFYNISVENTKSGFYVTYTLNPMKNILSRSVLAKSGEIQQYALLDDAKWNLFWSQPRDQCAVYGLCGAYGNCNPNDIQFCSCVEGFTPTDIQAWDSRESWSSGCVRQRPLNCDTKNSSTDGFLEPSVTSPNVDSASSYPATTKNDCQKARLLNCSCTAFTFKPPFRPCQIWSGDLLNMYKSEPKSN; encoded by the coding sequence ATGACAAACAAAGGCTTCTACAATATCAGCGTTGAAAATACCAAGTCTGGTTTCTATGTTACATATACATTGAACCCCATGAAGAATATCCTCTCACGTTCCGTCCTAGCTAAGTCTGGAGAAATTCAGCAATATGCACTGCTTGATGACGCTAAGTGGAACTTGTTCTGGTCTCAACCAAGAGATCAATGTGCCGTATATGGTCTGTGCGGCGCTTACGGAAACTGCAACCCCAACGATATTCAATTCTGCAGCTGTGTGGAAGGATTCACCCCCACAGACATCCAGGCCTGGGATTCGCGAGAGTCATGGTCCAGTGGCTGTGTTCGGCAAAGACCCTTAAACTGTGATACTAAAAATAGCAGCACGGACGGATTCCTCGAGCCGAGCGTCACGTCGCCTAATGTTGATTCCGCTTCCTCATACCCTGCAACCACAAAGAATGATTGCCAGAAAGCCCGCCTCCTCAATTGCTCGTGCACTGCGTTTACTTTCAAACCGCCTTTCAGGCCGTGCCAAATCTGGTCAGGAGATTTGTTAAATATGTATAAAAGTGAACCCAAAAGCAATTGA